A part of Blastopirellula marina genomic DNA contains:
- a CDS encoding alpha/beta hydrolase yields the protein MPSRIIPLTLTLVFAVVSLLSAAKPSGQEQVYKEVDGRKLKLYVTKPDGWQKTDNRPAVVFFHGGGWVGGAPGQFTEHSKYLAERGMVAIQVEYRLLDRKSNDPPTQCVEDALDAMRWVRSHATDLGIDPNRIAAAGGSAGGHLAAYLGTVSVRQSGVSTKPNAMILFNPVYDNGPGGWGTQRVKDRYTEFSPAHNISEDDPPHIVYLGSQDKLIPVATAENFQKKMKEAGVTSELRIYEGQGHGFFNHGKDNNRWYDATIEETDKFLTSLGWLEPKTK from the coding sequence ATGCCTAGTCGAATAATCCCCTTAACGTTAACCCTTGTATTTGCTGTTGTTTCGCTGCTCAGTGCTGCCAAACCATCTGGCCAAGAGCAAGTCTACAAAGAGGTCGATGGAAGAAAGCTGAAGCTGTACGTCACCAAACCGGACGGCTGGCAGAAAACCGATAACCGACCAGCCGTCGTTTTTTTTCATGGCGGGGGTTGGGTTGGTGGTGCGCCTGGACAGTTTACTGAGCACAGCAAGTATCTCGCGGAGCGAGGCATGGTTGCCATTCAGGTCGAATACCGTTTGCTAGACCGCAAGAGTAACGATCCACCCACCCAATGCGTTGAAGATGCCCTGGATGCGATGCGTTGGGTCCGTTCGCACGCCACGGACCTTGGGATCGATCCCAACCGGATCGCGGCCGCTGGAGGTTCGGCTGGCGGGCATTTGGCCGCGTATCTAGGAACCGTAAGTGTGCGTCAGTCAGGCGTATCGACGAAGCCAAATGCGATGATCTTATTCAACCCGGTTTATGACAACGGGCCAGGCGGCTGGGGGACGCAGCGGGTGAAGGATCGTTATACCGAATTTTCACCAGCGCATAACATCAGCGAGGATGACCCACCGCACATCGTTTATCTCGGTTCACAGGACAAGCTAATCCCAGTTGCCACGGCTGAGAACTTCCAGAAGAAGATGAAGGAAGCAGGCGTGACCAGCGAACTGCGAATCTACGAAGGGCAGGGGCATGGCTTCTTTAATCATGGCAAAGACAACAACCGCTGGTACGATGCCACGATCGAAGAGACCGATAAGTTTCTGACCTCGCTGGGGTGGCTTGAGCCAAAAACCAAATAG
- a CDS encoding glycoside hydrolase family 71/99-like protein — protein sequence MSIGNPWKRSRALQLGCVVLLWAWLTCATSGQDLAQTDTMVDATTLNGKALCGYQGWFRCPDDGTSSAWLHWSRRRSISPESLTFEMWPDLSEFTPEEKFAVPGFTHADGSQAYLYSGAKPKTIHRHFQWMQQYGIDGVFVQRFLVNLRQPSFDSILQNVRSAAEKTGRVYGVCYDLSGYPADRIVERLTSDWKVLVNQRKVTSDGRYLHHEGRPVVFIWGLYPDRFDAEIAHQLIDFFHEEGPYQATVIGGCPWNWQREGDQRWAAAFRKLEVLSPWNHGNVVQRRGKKVANTEVWKDDIQVTGPAGVAYLPVVYPGFAWTNLKGANAEGATIDRRGGEFFWEQCVAAAKLKTGMIYVAMFDEVDEATAIYKVTNNPPQQAHFKTYEGLPSDWYLRLTGEATKMIRGEIPITEKLPITPN from the coding sequence ATGTCGATCGGCAATCCATGGAAACGCAGCCGAGCTCTTCAGCTCGGCTGCGTTGTTTTGTTATGGGCGTGGCTCACCTGTGCAACCAGCGGTCAAGACCTCGCCCAGACGGATACGATGGTGGATGCCACGACCCTGAACGGCAAGGCGTTATGTGGTTATCAGGGCTGGTTTCGCTGTCCCGACGACGGCACGAGTTCGGCTTGGTTACACTGGAGCCGACGTCGTTCGATCTCGCCGGAGTCGCTAACCTTCGAGATGTGGCCCGACTTAAGCGAGTTCACCCCCGAAGAAAAGTTCGCGGTCCCTGGCTTCACTCATGCCGATGGAAGTCAGGCCTACCTTTATAGTGGTGCGAAACCCAAAACGATTCACCGACACTTTCAGTGGATGCAGCAATATGGCATCGATGGGGTCTTCGTTCAGCGCTTCCTGGTGAATCTACGCCAACCTTCCTTTGATTCAATCTTGCAAAATGTACGATCCGCGGCCGAGAAGACGGGCCGTGTGTACGGCGTTTGCTACGACCTTTCAGGCTATCCCGCCGATCGAATCGTCGAACGATTGACTTCCGATTGGAAGGTATTGGTCAACCAACGCAAGGTCACCAGTGATGGGCGTTACCTGCATCATGAGGGTCGACCGGTCGTCTTCATCTGGGGACTTTACCCCGATCGTTTCGACGCTGAGATCGCGCATCAGCTAATCGATTTCTTTCATGAGGAAGGTCCGTATCAAGCGACCGTGATTGGCGGATGTCCCTGGAACTGGCAGCGCGAAGGGGACCAGCGTTGGGCCGCAGCATTTCGCAAACTGGAGGTCCTCAGCCCCTGGAATCACGGCAATGTTGTCCAGCGTCGAGGAAAGAAAGTCGCCAATACCGAAGTTTGGAAAGACGACATCCAGGTGACCGGCCCTGCTGGGGTCGCTTATCTTCCGGTGGTCTACCCTGGGTTTGCCTGGACGAATCTAAAGGGGGCGAATGCCGAGGGAGCAACGATCGATCGGCGCGGAGGCGAGTTCTTTTGGGAGCAATGTGTCGCGGCGGCCAAGCTGAAGACGGGAATGATTTATGTCGCTATGTTTGACGAGGTCGATGAAGCCACGGCCATTTACAAGGTAACCAACAACCCGCCGCAGCAGGCCCACTTCAAAACGTACGAGGGCCTGCCTTCCGACTGGTACTTACGCCTCACCGGCGAGGCGACCAAGATGATTCGGGGCGAGATACCGATTACTGAGAAGTTGCCTATCACGCCCAATTAG